The Zingiber officinale cultivar Zhangliang chromosome 2A, Zo_v1.1, whole genome shotgun sequence genomic sequence gggcgaaaacccgcctaagacatattcgattgggtagtccggcacatgtctgaaaccagatcttgataagttagaatcccgcatGAAGTTCgcgtttgtaggatatcccaaaggaacaaaaggtggtttattttatagtcctaagacgaaggtcattgttagcaccaatgcccaatttttagaagaagactatataatggatcacaagcccagaagtaaagttgttttagaagaactgagaggacacgtctactttagtacgatcaagacaagatgaagtaccacaagagactgcaacacgtgtcacacatgatacacaacagacagtgcctcgtcgtagtgggagggttgtaaggcgactgagagattcatgtttttgggagagtcttcggacttgatcccgtaaACATGAAACCGATCCcctgacatatgacgaagcactccaagataaagatgcattatcttggcaaaaggcgatgaattctgaaatagagtctatgtataaggtcgggagcttgtagaatcaccgatggtgtaaaagccgttggatgtaagtggatctacaaaaggaaaagagggatgacggaaggtagaaaccttcaaagctaggattgttgcgaaagggtatactctgaaagagggaatcgattatgaggaaaccttttcaccggtagccatgcttaagtctatccggatactcttatccattgctgctcatatggattatgagatttggaaaatggatgtcaagacagctttccttaatggaagtcttgaagaaaacatccatatgaagcaaccggagggttcattgaaaaaggcaaagaacatctagtgtgcaagctcaatcggtccatttatggaatgaagcaagcttcaagatcttggaacatccggtttaatgaagtaatccatcatatggatttattcaaagtccggatgagtcttgtgtatataagaagtgtaacggaaacgtggtggtatttcttgtactatacgtagatgatattttgttaattggcaacaatgtcaaagtattatcgacgtaagggtatggttgtccaaacaatttgatatgaaggacttaggagaatgtgcacacattcttgggatcaaagttataaggatcgcaagaaaagaatgttgtgtctgtcccaagcttcatatagatacaatccttgctcgttttagcatgcaggattccaagaaaggtttcttacctttaggcatggaataactctatctaaagagatgtctcaagacatcaaaggagatagaagacatgaaagtggttccttatgctcgtgtgtaggaagccttatgtatgcaatgctatgtatgagaccgatATATGTTTTCTCGTGGGTATGGTCAATAGATATCGAGTAAcccgacaaggacattggactgcgttaaaacatatattaaagtacgagaaggactagagattatatgctagtttacaaggcggATATTTGGGTTACAATTCTGATTTTCAAtcgaatagggacaatagtaagtctacatcgggctatgtgtttactttaggaggtggagccatttcatggaggagtgttaagcgaaatgcgtatcggactcaaccatggaagcgagtatgtagcagctaaagaagtagtatggctcaagaactttctaatggacttagatgtgattcctggtttgcccaaaatcatcataatttattgtgataatagcggtgcagttgcaaactcgaaggaaccacgagctcataaggcaagtaaacatatagagcgcaagtaccacctgatacgagatatcgtgaagcgaggagaagttgtcatcgccaagattgcatcagcagataacctggcagatcctttcactaaggcccttccggcgaaagctttcgatcggcatgtggagggaatgagaatcagatgtatggtagaagatatgatagcttagtcattagtataagtgggagattgttggagtgtatactgaaagcctaagctttgtaaacattcattatgaataaagaattacatttggtcaaattatctacatttgtttgtagttgttcatttaatttatattgtagataacatagtatgtggtgtcacatgcagaagatgatgttatcagtcctttataaattataaacagtagctcacgatcaaaatggaaaggaacaaaccattagaaggtcgtagtgtaattaggtattagtttatcttgactatataattacactagtacactcagagtgtattgagtaagaccatttgaggtcgtttcttttatactgactttataaaggaacaaagacctcggttattatggaagtgtgtgctcttaatcctaatataataacaagcacatatatttgatatttatttctttaatttatcaatgggtgagatttagttcgatgaatcaataagcccgataagttgggaaatggtatcacttatagtgtgtgttgttgattatagaaggaaactgtgtcctagagatactaggttgataatgtccccaagaggagctcataaggattgtcatgttaaaccctgcaggtggacttagtccgacatgacgataaggttgagtggtactactcttggacttagatattaattaaatgagttgtcagtaactcacttaattagtggacattcgatatcttaaacacagggagactaacacactcataataagaaggagcccaaaaatgtaatttgggattggtgcggtagttcaataatagttctctagttgaatgaattattattgataaaattaagttgtgtgaacacggatgcttaattttatcgggagaccaaaaccaattcctcctctcggtccctatcgtagcctcttatttatagagtactgtacccacctatacccaccttctatacccaccaatagggggccggccaagctagcttgggaaccaagctagggccggcctaggtataaatttgggtggccgaccctagcttgaacccaagctagtgggggccggccaaattaaattaaaaaagaattttaattttaatttttattatgtggaagaaataatttattaaagagaattgaaattaaaatatctctcttgtaaaagatttacaaaagattaaagaaagagatttgatctttttccttatttgtagatttgtaagatattttattttctctttaaaattatccacatgttgataaaattaaaattatagaaatttctttttatcaaccatgaagagatttttaaagagaaattttatttttaaaaaatttctggaaacaaattaggaagttttaattgttgattaaaacttgtctaatttatctcttttgatgtggccggccattagagattaattggggaaattttattttatttttctcaattaaatcatgtcaagggaattaaggaaattttattgtaattaaatttcctaatttgcctaggccaaggaatataaaagaaggggtgagggtgccttcatgggggacaacctctattatttctctccctcttttattccttggagtggtcggccatcctcttcctctctccctctttgtggtggccgaatctctcaaaggcttggagctcttgtggcggtcggatactacttggagaagaagaagaagaagaagaagaaggagagaaagctagcatctcttggagcttggttggtgttttgttcttcatccttggttaagctttttgtggccgaacctagctaggaggagaagaaggtggttggtggtttctcatctcggaagatcgttgcccacacaacgtccgaggttagaagaggaatacggtagaagatcaagaggtttttctacaaggtataactagtaatttttctttccgcatcatactagttatttatggaaataataccaaatacaagaggcttacgttctagtatttcgaatatgtttttcgatgttgtgttcttttgttttatttttttccttgtgatttgattgttcttttcggttaacctaaagttattttaggaaattaaatattagctttctataaaaggttttgtctagtcggtggtggttgctcccatatccaagaaggccatgtgcctcgccacgtcagtactgggaaccaattatggaaattaatatttaatggaattaataacttaaggcgatttgggtcgaacgtgttaagttccgcaggagacccaagtcaaaacctaaaagaacgaatagattaagttttggatcaaacgtgttaagttccgcaggcgatccaaaatttaatttaaaagaacacatggtagctaggaaaaggttcagacctttgtacaaattttttgtacagtggaacctctaggttttccgaatagcaaccaacaagcttgggacccaagctttggccggccaccaacttggctcatccacttggtcttggccggccctagcttgggttccaagctagcttggccggccccattggatgggtaagaaggtaggtatgtggtgggtataaatctctatatacaagaggctacgatagggaccgagaggaggaattggttttggtctcccgatgaaattaagcttcccgtgttcgccccgaacacacaacttaatttcatcaataataattcattcaactaaagaactattattgaactaccacaccaatctcaaattacattttgggctccttcttattatgagtgtgttagtctccctgtgtttaagatgtctaatgtccactaattaagtgaattactgagaattcatttaattaatatcttagtccaagagtagtaccactcaaccttatcgtcatgtcggactaagtccacctgcagggtttaacatgacaatccttatgagctcctcttggggacattctcaacctagattactaggacacagtttccttctataatcaacaacacacactataagtgatatcatttcccaacttatcgggcttattgatttatcgaactaaatctcacccattgataaattaaagaaataaatatcaaatatatgtgcttgttattatattaggattaagagcacacacttccataataactgaggtctttgtttctttataaagtcagtataaaagaaacgacctctaatggtcctactcaatacactcttagtgtactagtgtaattatatagttaagataaactaacacctaattacactacgaccttcaaatgatttgttcctttccatcatggtcgtgagctactgtttataatttataaggtactgataacatgatcttctgtgtgtgacaccacacaccatattatctacaatataaactaattgaacaactacatttatcacaaatatagacatttgaccaatgtgattcttatttctagataaatgttttataccaaaagctaggcttttagtatacatcctaacacctgcACACACGCATCTACTACGCTTCTATTTTTCGTACGCTTTCCGTTGGGCATCTTTCTGATTTGAGAGTCGGAGTTCCTGCACTAATGACCTCTTCTCTAGTTCTCGCTCTAATGCCCCTTGTGAGCTATCGATGGTGTACGTAGGTCCATAGGTATCATTCTCCAGTGTCTCCCCTGCTCCGCTAGAAGGCCAAAAGCTTGCGGTGTATCTCCAGGTTCCGAGTCAAGCTTTCTCTCCATCAACATCCTTATTCTTATTATCGACATCCTCATCTGACACAACTTATGAACTGAATCATACTATAAGACTACCACTtgtgaatttaatttaaattaataaaaattataaattttattttttatacataTCCATATATTTATTTGCTTAAAATTTTACCTAAAGAAATATAGAATTGATAAATTTTAGtgttctattattatttttatttttatttttctttttaaatatttgaCAGCCATGTAGATGGGATATGTTGACCGACAATATATAGTTGAAAGTTGGCCACGTTCTAGTCAATTAGTCAAATTCAAAGTGGCCAGAAAAATAAATACACAAAATAAAcgtgataaaaataataaaaaaatattataaaaaaacacacctaaattgaaaaaaaaaaaaatactaaagagCCTTCATCTTTTTTGTTATCTAAAATTATTTGTTATCCTATTAGTCAAAATTACTTCAatacacaattttttttttcgtaATTTAAAACACTTTTAATTAAGTTGGAGTATTTTTCGCTAAtattaaaataagtttaagtgAATGAGTAATTTTGAGCTTTAAAAATATAAGGAATgtgtaataattttgataaaaaaatactataataataatattaaattaagaatATTTTGCTATAAAAAATAAGATAGAAtgttgttttaatattttttgaagTGGCATGTTCTATAGTGCCCTTTAATTCTTATCCAATATATATATAGTACTCATGCGCATAAATCAACTACTGATCTATATCAATCACAATGGTCATTTTGCTACAATTATAATTCAAATGTCGAATTGTTTGTTCTTCGAGTCAGAGATAATGAAGTTAGACTTCAAGATTGTCGTTTATCAtataactaatttttaaatacCTTCATCCGATGATTCATTCTGTCGACATTATCATACCAATTGGATTGACTAACTTGTGGAAAATAATAAGTTATTTATTTATTGCAGTGTCACATCTTTAGAGTTCATACATTTGAATGTTGACGGTCCAAACTTTCGACCGAAGAATTGATTTAATTAGTTGTCTCTctgtatttaattaaatttaattaatattacaaaataattaaaagGCCCACCTTCCTTTTAGATTTAATCAAAGGATAGCTTTCTCAATTGGTCTAATTAACTCGcttcatcaaatattaaaattaatctaaGTTGACTAATCAGTCAATTGGTCATATCTTTTAGCATATCTTTTAGATTTTTTGGATGATTATCAAGtattttttataaagaaaaaaaatctttaataattattttaaaaaacttcaaAAGTGTAAAATTACTAATTTGATGTCAATCCAGGTAGTTCTATGCGGAGCGCTCTTTGTTTCCGAACCTCAAGTGCAGGTTCCTATCCAAAACTAGCACGTAGTTAGAGAACGTCGGCCTTATCCGATGGTTATGTGAGACTTCAGAAGAGAATATTAGTGAGAAAAAAACAAACCCTTCCCTTTGATTACCCATTTCATTTTACAACCTTCGTCTAGTAACGACCCTAATTATGATCTTACGGTGCCCCTTTTACAATAGTCATCATCCATCATTATTGTCCATCAGTTTGGTAACAGTTGGACGATCACATCCTTCTGTCATCATTGCCTGTCACTCCTAAAGCGTTTCTCTATCAAGTTAAATCTTCAATCCTCTCATGTTCGATTTCTTCTAGTCCGAGTCTTCGATGCCGAGCACCACTTCACCTGAGCAATACTAAACACCATACATCGCCTGGGCCCTACTAGCATGAGGTTTGAGTACTGAGCGTAAAAACTTTCTTCACTCTTTTCCTTCCGGGCCCAACCCGGCTGAATCAGGCATTGGTCCGACCTACACACCTGGACTTCTTAGATTGTCCTGACTCTTTGAATCGCATATTATTACGAGGTATGAGTgaattataggagtgcaataatATTAAATTGGTGACACATACTATAAGACTTTTatagtttttaattatttttaaaaatatttgacaaGGATCAGTCACTTggaattattatttttggttGACCGGTCAAAAGTACGCCTTTGGAAATTTTAGAAAGATAAGTGGGCCTTTGTGAGAATATACTCAATTACGGGACAGTACATGTACAGACAGGATCGAATTAATTATTACGTGATAAATTTCACCCTGTCTGTACAGGCACTGCTCCAACTTCTCACAATGAGGTGGTGAAACCCACTACTTAAGTGTGGGTTTCACCATCCCAATGTGAGAGGTTGGGACAGTGCCTGTACAGGTAGGATCGAATTAACCATTACGTGATAAATTTCACCCTGCCTGTACAGACACTGCCCCAACTTCTCACAATGAGGTGGTGGGACCCACTATTTAAGTGTGGGTTCCACCATCCCAATGTGAAAGGTTGAGGCAGTGTTTGTACAGGCAGGATCGAATTAACCATTACGTGGTAAATTTCACCCTGCCTGTACAGGCACTGCCCCAACTTCTCACAATGAGATGGTGGGACCCACTACTTAAGTGTGGGTTCCACCATCCCAATGTGAGAGGTTGGGGCAGTGCCTGACAGACAGGATCGAATTAACTATTACGTGATAAATTTCACCCTGCTTGTACAAGCACTGCCTCAACTTCTCACAATGAGGTGATGGAACCCACTACTTAAATGTGGGTTCCATCATCCCAATGTGAGAAGTTGAGGCAATGCCTGTACAAGCAGGATCGAATTAACCCAATTACGTAACGTAAGCAGTGAGGCAGAACGGTGACGTCACAAACGTAACCCCTTTCACATACCCATTCACTCACCCTCATTCCCTGGTTTGAAGATTCTGAAGCTTGGCATTTTCCAACGATTTGGATATAATCGCAGTCAAATCTTGGAGCAATCAACCATCTCTCGGGACCAAAGGCCAGTCTTTTGGACGGTGTGAAACGAGAACAAGATGGCGACGGTGACGACGACGACGGCCATGAAAATGATCTCGCCGTCAAACTGAGTGACCAACTCAGTCAAGCTTTCTGCACTACTATAAGACCTCCTGTTCTTTTAGAGGCTTCGGAGCCTTTCTTCTGGAGAATAGGAGAAGGAGAATAGGAGAAGGAGAGTAATGGAGAAAGGCTTGGGGAAGGAACAGCGAGACCTGCTACTGGACGAGCTCGCTCGACTCCAGGAACTGGCGAGGCTTGTGGAAGTCGAGCTCATTCTTCACTTTTCCAGCGAATCCTGTCATTTGCTGCTGCAAGAGATGCTTACAGCGATAGACAAGTCGATTTCCTTGGTCAAATCGAGCCACCCGGAGGTCGCTGGAGAGTGCCTTCGTTCCGCcggcaagattcccaagaagaGGTCCGATCCATTCGATAGAGACGGTGTCAATCGATAGCCCTTCGTAATTTGTAAAATTTATGCGTATCTATGGACAGGAAGATAATGCCCAAGTGGACGAAAGAAGTGCGAGTGGATTCCGGCGCTGTTGAAGGAGTCGAATCCCCCGTCGGCGACGGCTGTAGCTGGAGGAAGTACGGGCAAAAAGACATCCtcggagccaagcacccaaggtcTGCTGCAAACCATCATCGTTCTCAAGATTGGAACTTTTCCGTAAATTGTGGAGCAAGAAAACAGAGTGATGAAAAAAGGTGGGATTTTTATCGATCGTTCTCTGTGCAGATGCTACTTCAGGTGTAGGCATCGCGCGACTCAGGGCTGCCCCGCGACCAAGCAAGTGCAGCGATCCGACGGCGACCCGCTGCTCTTCCGCGTCATCTACCACGGCGAGCATACTTGCCATCAAGCGGCGGAGCAGCAGCGGAGCCGAGACTTGCTCTCGAGCTTCCGGACCGGGCTCACAGTTGAAACAGAGGACTTGGTGCCGACGACTCCGGATAACAGCAACTGCGGCGTCAGCAGACCCTCTCCGACCTTACCGTCGCCGACGGCCGGCGATGCCGGAGTTAATTCCGATGTGAATTGGCCTTCTTGGGACACGGACTGGATGCTCCAAGAGCTGGACTACTTCGAGGCTGATTTGTCAAGCTTGTTCTAATATCGATAGCGACAATTTACCAAAAGTAAAAGGGCGTATCTTAAATATGATATTTACCAAAAGTTATATGGTAGTTTTGTTTATATCAGGACgcagataaaaaataaaattctcctTTTACTTGTCCTATCAGGTTGCCAGTCTGCTTTTCTCATTTATTATTTTCCAAACATTTAAACCATATttctaattaaaaattattttttaattcggATACATCTCCTCTCagcccctctctctctccctctatcCCTTTATCTAGGCTTATAAATATGAAACGATCATAAACCTCTTGTTATTTGACAGGATTACAAAATACTATTTAAGGTTTAGAAATATTATTGTAAGAGTTTCAAAAAAAGAGTTTAAAGGACAACAACGGTTAAGAACCTCGGCATTGAAGGATAAATTTCTCGCAATAGTGAAATTAGTAGAAGAATATAGTTAAAAGTTTAGTGATATATGTATAAATTTACTACAATAAAATAAGATTGTGATGTAAAAAATAATTACAGTTAGGTAGCAAAGGGTAATGACAGAAATCGTGTTTATGGTTTCATTGGATGTGGGAAATAAATATTCAATAACACCTGCAATATGATCTTTTCCAATACTTAATCAGTTTTTGCAAGTTGCTCCACTGTGATGCTAGATTTTAGCTAATCTTGCTCAAGCATGTCAGGTTGAAATGGTAGGCATCAACACGTCGGGCTTGATATgcgatcatatcaggcccactttCTTCTTTGATCAAAATTTTCGTTTGATACCATATTTACCTTCTTCTCGCTCAACCCTTCATAGTGATTAGGAGTTTGTATAAATCCAATTACCCTAGGTCCATCAAtgtgttttgaccaaaatccacttatggacttaaacttgtttgattacacCCATTTAACGTGTTGTTAGTTTCAGTAGTTGTAAGGAGTTAAATTGTGTTATCCATTACTTCTTTAGGTCTCTCAACAGTGGTCCAACATTACAAGAAGTTTCTGCTTCAATACGGGTCTGATATATGATTATATCAGGTCTAACGTGATCtttggttaaaactttgcttttacaCCATATATATCTTTTCTTCGCTCAACCCTTCCTAATGGTTGAAATTATGCAAAATTGTAAAAACCCTAGGTCCATATCAGTCGGATTGTGTCGCAACCACtgataaattataaaaatctaataTGTACGTCATATACTTGGTCTTTGCTAAATTAGTATGCACAACAATACTTGATTATGTAGTTGTAAATTTGCTAAATtagtttataatttatttatcagggatgatcatataGCTGAAGAAATTCTCTTTGAGATATGGAATACACTTGATGCAAATTCTTGCATTGGACATGGAGTTAATGTAGGAGAATTATCTAGAATAAATATTCCATTGTCTTTGGAGTATAGTGGTGTGcagaacacaaatagaaatacaagtaGCAATTTGACATTTGATCTAAATAAAGAAGCAAGTATTCTAGAAGATGAGATTCTGAATCCTTGTATAACACTTG encodes the following:
- the LOC122039838 gene encoding transcription factor WRKY19-like, which translates into the protein MEKGLGKEQRDLLLDELARLQELARLVEVELILHFSSESCHLLLQEMLTAIDKSISLVKSSHPEVAGECLRSAGKIPKKRKIMPKWTKEVRVDSGAVEGVESPVGDGCSWRKYGQKDILGAKHPRCYFRCRHRATQGCPATKQVQRSDGDPLLFRVIYHGEHTCHQAAEQQRSRDLLSSFRTGLTVETEDLVPTTPDNSNCGVSRPSPTLPSPTAGDAGVNSDVNWPSWDTDWMLQELDYFEADLSSLF